The nucleotide sequence ATATAATGAAGTATGCAAAATGTTAAGTAGTATGATTAGTAATCCCGAAAAATTCTCTTATTACTTACTTCTTACTTCTTACTATCTACTCCTTACTTCTTACTACCTACTTCATACCGTCTACTAAATACTAAACAAACGCGAGGTTAAAATGAAAGTTGCAGTCTTGGGTCTTGGTTATTGGGGCCCAAATCTTGTCCGGAATTTTCTGGGTAATTCAGAAGTAAAAGAAGTAATCGGCTGCGATAGAAATCCGGCCCGATTGAACTTTATTGAAACCAGATTTCCTTCTGTTAAATTGACCGATGATTGTGAATCGGTCTGTTCTGATTCCTCAATCGACATCATTGTCATTGCTACTCCGGTTGCGTTGCATTATCCTTTTGCAAAAAAGGCTCTGGAATCCGGTAAACATGTTTGGGTTGAGAAACCATTCACAACAACCTCCCGGGAAGCTGAAGAATTAATTGAGATTGCTGAAAAGAAAAACCTTAAGGTTTTTGTTGATCATACTTTTATTTATACTGGTGCGGTAAGGAAGATTAAAGAAATAGTTGATAAGGATACCCTTGGTGATATAATTTATTTTGATTCTGTTAGAATTAATCTTGGTTTATTCCAGAATGACGTTAATGTTATTTGGGATCTTGCCCCTCATGATCTTTCGATAATGAACTATATTATGAATAAAAAAGTAACTGCAATTACTGCTAATGGGATTGCTAATTATTACAACCACGAGAATGTAGCCCATATAGCAGTCTACTTTGAGAATAACTGCTTTGCTCATTTTCATGTCAATTGGACATCACCCGTTAAAATTAGAAGAATGATTGTCGGCGGTAAGAAAAAAATGCTCGTCTTTGATGATATGGAGAACTTCGAAAAGATTAAGGTTTATGATGCAGGAATTGAAATGGAGAACAAGGAAGATAAATATAATGCACTTGCTCAATATCGGATTGGCGATATGTATTCACCTAAAGTAAACCAGACAGAAGCGCTGAGTCTTGGAGTAAAGGAATTTATTGATTCTATCAAAGAAAACAGGAAACCATTAACAAATGCGGAAGACGGTTTAAAAGTGGTTAAAATACTTGAAGCCGCACAACAATCAGTTAAAGAAAAAGGAAAGCTAATAGAAATTAATTAAGTAACAAAGTGATGATGTGACAAAGTAACATTAAAATAAAAAGGGAAGAGGTGAAAACGCATAAGGATTTAGAGGTATGGAAGAATTCTATTGGCTTGGTTACAGATATTTATAAAATCACTCATGAATTTCCTAA is from Ignavibacteriales bacterium and encodes:
- a CDS encoding Gfo/Idh/MocA family oxidoreductase, translated to MKVAVLGLGYWGPNLVRNFLGNSEVKEVIGCDRNPARLNFIETRFPSVKLTDDCESVCSDSSIDIIVIATPVALHYPFAKKALESGKHVWVEKPFTTTSREAEELIEIAEKKNLKVFVDHTFIYTGAVRKIKEIVDKDTLGDIIYFDSVRINLGLFQNDVNVIWDLAPHDLSIMNYIMNKKVTAITANGIANYYNHENVAHIAVYFENNCFAHFHVNWTSPVKIRRMIVGGKKKMLVFDDMENFEKIKVYDAGIEMENKEDKYNALAQYRIGDMYSPKVNQTEALSLGVKEFIDSIKENRKPLTNAEDGLKVVKILEAAQQSVKEKGKLIEIN